GATCCGTGCGCAGATAGCCGCCGCCCACGCCGAGCTGTCGTCGGTGCGGGGGTCGATTCACTACGCGCAACAGGAACTCGCATCGGTGCGGTCGGCGGTCGTGGACCTCCGCGCCGCGGTGGATCTTCAGGAGTTCGGTCTCTACGACTTCGAAAACCCAGCGGAGTCGTCGGTCACCCTCGCGACGCAGCTCGAGCAGCTCCGTACGCAGATCAAGGAGGCCGTGCGTCGAGGGCAGGCCACGTCGGCGACCACCAACTTCACCTTCAACAACAGCAGAGCCAAAGGCGACAAGTTCGTACGCGACATGTCCAAGCTCATGCTCCGCTCGTACAACGCGGAAGCGGAGAACTGCATCAAGGCCGTCCGAGCCGGCAACCTTGCCACCGCGCAGAAGCGACTCAGCACAGCGGTCGACCAGGTCGCGAGGCTCGGCACCATGATCGATCTCCAGATCACGAGCTACTACCACGGCCTCCGGCTGCGGGAGCTCGAGCTTGCGAGTCGCCACCTGCAGGCCCTTCAAGCGGAGAAGGAGCGGGAGAGGGAACGTCGTGAGCAGCTGCGCCAGCAGCGGCTTGCCGAGCAGGAGCTCGCGAAGGAGAAGGAGCGGCTCGAGAAGGAGCGGAAGCATTACGAAAACGTCCTCGCGACCCTCATCGCGAACGGGGATGTGGAGGGTGCCGAGCGGCTGCGTGCCCAGCTGGCCGACGTGGAGAAGGCCATTCAAGATGTCGACTACCGAACGGCGAACATCCGTGCGGGCTACGTCTACGTCATCAGCAACCTCGGGTCGTTCGGCCCTGACGTCGTGAAGATCGGCATGACCCGCCGTCTCGACCCGATGGACCGCGTCAACGAGTTGGGCGACGCATCCGTGCCATTCCGCTTCGATGTGCATGCGCTCTTCTTCGCCGACGATGCGGTAGCGATCGAGACCATGCTCCACCAGCACTTCGCGGACAGGAGGCTGAACAAGGTGAACCTGCGCCGGGAGTACTTCCGTGCCACGCCGGCCGAGGTTCTCGAGGTGCTGAGAGAGCACCATGTCGAGGTGATCGAGTACACGGTCGAGCCCGCAGCCCTCGAGTACCGAGGCAGCATCGCGACCTGAGCGCAGCGCGAACGGCCGAGTGGCGCTCATCTCGAGGGCGAGTTCGCGTCCGCCCTGCTCCCGTTCCGCGACTCACAAGGGCGGAGACGGTCAGGACCGCTCGGCCTTCTTGTCGATCTGCTCGAGCAGCTCCTTGAGCGCCTTCTCGATCGAGGTGTGGTCGTACTGCCCCGCGCGGCTCTCGCCCGAGATGACGGCGCAGCGGTGCAGCTTGCGGAAGTCGCCGTAGGGGAACAGGTAGCGGCCCTTCGTGCCCTCGGTGGCATCCGTGTCCTCGCCCAGGAACCATCGCGAGTACTCGGCCATGCCGTGCTTCTCGATGAAGGCGTTGCCGTCGTCGGCGCTCGGGGCGTGCTCGCTCCAGTCGTCGCGTTCGTCGGCCACGTAGTCGCCGCCGCGCAGCAGGCCGCGGGCGTGGGAGAGGGCGTCGTCGTTCAGTCGTACCGTCATGTCTCCGGTCTACGCCGAGCGCTCGGGGCCATCGAGGCCCTTGACAGGGGCGGCGAGCGGATGCGGCGCTCGCCAATCTGCAACTCAGGGGTTGCATTAGGTGCGGGAGGGGTGCAACCTGGGGATTGCATATCCGCACGAGAAAGGGAAGCATCATGAGCATGACCATCAACCCGCCGGCCGTCGTCGACGAGGAGTCGTTCAGCGTCCGGCGCAGCATCCGCATCGCCGCGCCCGTCGAGAAGGTGTGGTCGGCGATCACCGACCCCGCTCACATCTCGCAATGGTTCGGCCAGACGGTGCTCGACGGCGCCGGCCCCGGAGCGACCGGCACGATGAGCTTCGAGGGCTATGGCGCGATCCCGCTGCGCATCGAGGCGGTCGACGCCCCGCGCGAGATCACCTACCGCTGGGGCAACGACGACGCCGCGCCGGAGCGCCCGGCGCAGCTCGAGGAGGAGACCTCCACGGTCTTCACGTTCACCCTCGCCGAGGTCGAGGGCGGTACGCAGCTCAGCGTCGTCGAGACCGGCTTCGAGCGCACGAGCGACCCGCTCGCCAACGTGCGCGACCACGGCACCGGCTGGACCGACGAGCTCGACAAGCTCGTCGCCCTGCTCGAGGGCGGCGCGTGACCGACACCCTCGTTCCCGTGTTCGCCGCTCTCGGAGACGAGACCCGGTGGAGCATCCTCGCAGCGCTCGGCGAGGGCGACGCATCCGCGTCCGCTCTCGCCGGGCGTCTGCCCGTGACCCGCCAGGCCATCGCGAAGCACCTCGCCGTCTTGCAGGAGGTGGGGCTCGTCGAGCCCGTGCGCGTCGGCCGCGAGGTGCGCTACCGGGTGATCGGCGCGCAGCTCGAGGCCACCGCCCGCCGCCTCGACGCGATCGGCGCCGAGTGGGACCGCCGCCTGCGCGACATCAAGCGCATCGCCGAGCAGCTCTAGTCCCTGCGGTCCCCTCACGCGGCACGGTCACGCGGCGAAGGCGCCCGGGGTGGTGCCGAGCACGCGACGGAAGTGGCGGGTCAGGTGCGCCTGGTCGTGGAACCCGGATGCCGCCGCAGCCTCCGCCGGCGACCGCCCGGCCAGCAGCAGCCGCCGCGCTCGGTCGACGCGGCGCCCCGTCACGTAGCGGTGCGGCGCGATGCCGTACGCCTGCGAGAACACCCGCACGAGGTGGCTCGGGTGCGCGCCGAGCAGGCGCGCGGCTTCCTCGATCGTGAACGTCTCGAGCAGGCGCTCGTCGAGCATCCGCCTCAGGCGCCGGGCGAGCGGCGCATCCCGCACCGCGCGAGCAGCGGATGCCGTGCCCCCGTACTGCGCACCCGCCGCCTCGCGCAAGGCGAGCACGCCGCACTCGGCCGCCATGACGTCCGCCGGGTGGGCGAGCGCGTCGTGGATGCCGGCGACGATCGCGAGGGCCCGCGGGTCGCGCAGCACCGGGTCGGCGACCGCCGCATCCGCCGCCGACGCGGGCAGCCAGTCGCGCGCGAGGTACAGCACGCGCTTGCGGAACGGCGTCCCCTCGACGGCCGAGCGCCCGTCGTGCGGCACGAGCGGCGGCAGCAGGGTGACGGCAGCCGGCGTCGCGTGGTGCCCGTGCCGGTCGAGCTCGTAGGCGACCGCGCCGTCGTCGATGAGCAGCACGGTCCAGTCGTCGTGCACGTGCGCGGGGTAGGCGTGCTGGGCGAAGGTCGCGTGCAGCACCTCGGCGACCCCCGGAACCTCGGGGTGCCACGCGCGCACCGTCTCCGTCATGCA
The Protaetiibacter sp. SSC-01 genome window above contains:
- a CDS encoding helix-turn-helix transcriptional regulator; amino-acid sequence: MTDTLVPVFAALGDETRWSILAALGEGDASASALAGRLPVTRQAIAKHLAVLQEVGLVEPVRVGREVRYRVIGAQLEATARRLDAIGAEWDRRLRDIKRIAEQL
- a CDS encoding DUF4041 domain-containing protein, whose product is MMTAAADWYPDPTGRHEKRYWSGSAWTEHVFTAGTQAVDPMRAVDPPVVHDVVVEPIVAAPATPKVPMFGARKFAGEALQENARLQALIDKHGLKSLAQLDATRDEIRAQIAAAHAELSSVRGSIHYAQQELASVRSAVVDLRAAVDLQEFGLYDFENPAESSVTLATQLEQLRTQIKEAVRRGQATSATTNFTFNNSRAKGDKFVRDMSKLMLRSYNAEAENCIKAVRAGNLATAQKRLSTAVDQVARLGTMIDLQITSYYHGLRLRELELASRHLQALQAEKERERERREQLRQQRLAEQELAKEKERLEKERKHYENVLATLIANGDVEGAERLRAQLADVEKAIQDVDYRTANIRAGYVYVISNLGSFGPDVVKIGMTRRLDPMDRVNELGDASVPFRFDVHALFFADDAVAIETMLHQHFADRRLNKVNLRREYFRATPAEVLEVLREHHVEVIEYTVEPAALEYRGSIAT
- a CDS encoding SRPBCC domain-containing protein; amino-acid sequence: MSMTINPPAVVDEESFSVRRSIRIAAPVEKVWSAITDPAHISQWFGQTVLDGAGPGATGTMSFEGYGAIPLRIEAVDAPREITYRWGNDDAAPERPAQLEEETSTVFTFTLAEVEGGTQLSVVETGFERTSDPLANVRDHGTGWTDELDKLVALLEGGA
- a CDS encoding AraC family transcriptional regulator; translated protein: MTETVRAWHPEVPGVAEVLHATFAQHAYPAHVHDDWTVLLIDDGAVAYELDRHGHHATPAAVTLLPPLVPHDGRSAVEGTPFRKRVLYLARDWLPASAADAAVADPVLRDPRALAIVAGIHDALAHPADVMAAECGVLALREAAGAQYGGTASAARAVRDAPLARRLRRMLDERLLETFTIEEAARLLGAHPSHLVRVFSQAYGIAPHRYVTGRRVDRARRLLLAGRSPAEAAAASGFHDQAHLTRHFRRVLGTTPGAFAA